Part of the Microbacterium immunditiarum genome is shown below.
GCGGTCAGCTCGACGAGCTGTGCAGACGCCTCTCCATGGTTCGCGTTGCTCAACAGCATCCGCCTCTGCGTCTGGTCGGGGAGAGGGAACTCGACGATCCGATCGAACCGCCGGTCGATCGCCTCATCCAACAGTTGGGGGTGATTGGTGGCAGCCACTAAGAGGCTGCTGTCGGGCCATCTGTCAAGCTCGACGAGGATCACGTTCACGACCCGCTTGAGCTCGCCGATGTCCGAGTCGTCGTCGCGACGCTTGGCAACCGCGTCGAACTCGTCCAGGAGTAGCACGCACGGGCCGGACTTCGCGTATTCCAGGACCGACTTGATGTTTCGACCGGAGCTGCCCAGATAGCTGGAGACCACTGAGGCAAGGTCCAAAGCGACCAGTGGTACACCCAGCCGCTGCGCCAGCCAGCGGGTGGCGAGCGTTTTGCCTACTCCGGGCGGACCAGAAAACAGCACCGTTCGACTCAGCGAAACACCGGCTCTTGCGAGCTCATCCGCGCGGTTGCGTTCCTCCACGATCTCATTCAGTTCGATCGCGACCCGCTGATCGACAACGAGCTCATCCGCGATCGGGAGCGCATTCACATCGACGAGCGGGTGCGTTCCGTCACCGTCGGCTGGGATCGCTCCGCTATCGAACCGCAGCCCCGCGGACGGCTTCGACGCCGAGAGCGCCTCGTGCACGGCGACCCGAAACGCCCCTGGGTCGCCGACGGTCGGCGGCACCGCACGAACAAGACGGCCGGCAAGCTGACGCACACCCGCTGCATGGCCGCGGGCGCCCACTCGAACCAAGTCAACGACGACTCGCTCCAGTCCATCAGTCGACTGGTAAATTGCTGGGTTCCGGTCCGCCATGTTTACCACCGTAGCGGTGGGGTCGGACCTCCGCGACCCGACTCGCTGTCGGCTGCGTGGCGCTCTGCCGCCGACACTCTCAGCGCGCGAGGTCTGGGCTCGGCGTGCCCGGGGCGGGTGTCCGATGTGGCGCGGCGGCGTCGGGGTCGAGTGCGACGACGGCGCGTCGCAGAGCGGCGAGATCTTGAGCGACGCGTGTTTCGAGCTTGCGTCCGGGCTCGCTTCCTGCTGGCAGGGGGATGGTGGGGACAATGTCGCGGACGGCGATTTCGTGGAGAGGAATCAGTAGTTCGGCGGTCTGCGTGGTGACTTGTCTGGTTGCTTCCGCGTACTGAGTCATGCGTCGAAGTTCGCTGAGCCACGCGACCGCGGTTCTGGTCCCCACCCGTCGTGTGCGTGCCCGTTCGAGAGCAGCCGTCGCAGTGGTGAACTCCCCATCGGGCAGATGCGGGGTTGCGCGGCGTACATCGAATCCTGCCTTGCCGTCCCGGTCGAGGATGGTGACGCGGTCGATGTGGGGTGAGGTCTCGAGCTGGGCGACGAGCGCCGTGGTCCCGTCGTAACCGCGGTCGTGGGCGGTACGGGAGGTGAATCGGGCGGGGAGGTTCTCGCGACGGGATCGGAAGTAGCGGGAGGTGGCGGAGAGGAGGCTGTCGGCGCGGGACGCTCCGGTCGCGACGACGTGTACTTGGAAGCCTGCGTCGCTGAACGCGCGCGCGGTGGCGAGAGTGAGCTCAGGTGTGTGGAAGGTGCCTTCGAGCAGTAGCGATCGTTGGGTGTTGCGGGCGTGGTCGATGGCAGCGCGGACCCATGCCGCGGTGACGGGCGCGAAGGCGTCCGGCGCGTGGATCGGGTCTCGGGTGATGAGCTCGCGGTAGCGGGGGTGGAAGGCGCGCAGGTCGTCGCCGCTGAGCGGTACTGGTTCGAAGTCGTACTCGCGCAGCAGGCTGTGGGTGGCGCGCGATTTGCCGGCGCCGGGCTGCCCGCCGAGCAGGATCAGGGCCGGGGAGTCGCTGGCGGCATCATCGGGGAAAAGGATGGAGCGGATCTCGTCGACGAAGATCCGGGCGAGCTCCTCGGGGGTGGGTTCCGGCTGCGGTGCGGTCACGTGGTGTCCGCGGTCAATTCGGCCAGACGTGCAGCGAGGCGTTTCGTTTGTGCATCGACGGCGGCGCGGTCGTACCCGTCGACGGCGAACACCTCCTCGCGCACGGCGGCGATCTCGGCGTGTGCCTTCTCCACGGCGGGACCGACGGTGCGGGCCGATTGAAGGATGCGGGCCTGCAGGGCGGTCGCGGTCTCGCGCATCACGTCGTATGCGACGGTGTCGTTGACTCGCCACCGCGGTATCTGAGTGTTCATCGGGTTTCCTCGCCCTGATCGTACCGGCGTCCCCGAGCACAGCGGGGTCACGACTGCGTGGTTGTGGAGACGACGGCGAGGTCGTAGCCGCCGTAGGGGCTGTATGCGGGGACGTGACGGTGCCGAGGCCGGATCGATCGGTGCGGATCGGCGCACCCGGAGCGCGGTACCGGCCCGGGTAGTGGGCCGCCAGCCAGTCTTCGAGCTTGCCGGTCATCTTCTGGGTGCCCATTGAGCCACGGAGCTTGGCGGGCAGGATCGGCAGGTTGCGCCAGCCGGGGAAGGCGTGGTCGTGCCAGGCTTCGACGGTGTCGTTCTCGGTGCCGATGGCGTGCCATGCGCACGTTGCGCAGACGGTCATCTCGATGAGGTCGCCTACGCATGCACACCGGTCGGTGCCGCGCGGGTGGGCGTCGGGCGGGCAGCGGAGATCGGCGGTGAAGGTGTCGAGGGTGTGGTCGTCGAGGCGGAGGGTGCCGCCACAGATGGCGCGGTGCCACATGTGCGAGCCGGGGCTACATGCGAAGCGGCCGTGCTCGAACTGGTAGCGGGCGTTGGCGGTGTCGAGGTCGTCGGGGCTCTGGTAGCCGCTGGTGAACCGCAGTGGGGCGGCGCCGGACCAGGGGCCGGCTGTGTCGAGGTCTGCGTCGTGGATCAGCGCGTCGATCGCGCTGCTGAGGTCGTCCATGAGTTCTCCGTGAGGTTGAGGGGTGGGCGGCTCTGGTGCGGGTCGCCGCCCACCCCGGGGCTGCTACGTGTTGTCGACGGTGGGGATGTCGTCGGCGCTGGTGACGAGGTGGGCGTCGAGTTCGCGGATGACGCGGTGGCACCCGGCGGACGCGGCGCTGGTGATCGGGCCGGGAACGGCGCCGAGGAACCGGTCGAGGGCGATGGCGTGGGTGGCGGTGTTCAGCGCTCCGGATCGCCATCCGGCTTCGACGATCACGATCTGTTGGGCAAGCGCGGCGAGTATCCGGCCACGGGCCAGGAAGCGCCACTTCGTCGGCGTGTGTCGCGGGGGCACTTCGCTGATCACCGCGCCGGTCGCGGCGACCCGTTCCAGCAGGGATGTGTGCCCGGCGGGGTAGGGGCGGTCGATGCCTCCGGCGAGCACGGCGATCGGGGTGCCGAGCGCGGTCAGGGTCGCGCGGGTCGCGGCCGCTTCGATGCCGTAGGCAGCGCCGGTGATGATCGCGTGCCCGCGCTCGACGAGTGCCGTGGTCAGTTCGGTGGCGACGTGTTCGCCGTAGGAGGTGGCGGCGCGGGATCCTTCCACCGTGGTGCGGTGCCGCCGGGTCAGGACGGTGCGGTCGCCGGTTCCCCACAGCCCGTAGGGCCTGCAGGTGGCGGTCGGGGAGGTGGCCGAGGGGCCGAAGGCACCAGTCGATGTCTTCGTCGATGTGGTAGCCGGGCTCCTGTGTGGGCTTGTCGCGGTAGTAGCTGAGCGCCGCGGACGCGACGCGGTAGAGGAGGGATTCGGCTTCGGAACGGTCGAGCATGAGTGGGTGTCCTTCCGGTTCTGAGTATGACGGCACTTCGGGCGGGTTACAGGGATGGTCCGCCGCGGGATCGCGGGGAGACGCCTGGGGTGTGTGGGGCGGCGGGGTCGTTGTGGTGCGGGTCGCGGCGCCGGGCGGGCAGTCGCAGTCGGGCGTTGATGGCCCGGGCGATCTCATCCATCCGCGACGCTTCGGCCTCCCGCGCCGCCTGGATCGCG
Proteins encoded:
- a CDS encoding AAA family ATPase — translated: MADRNPAIYQSTDGLERVVVDLVRVGARGHAAGVRQLAGRLVRAVPPTVGDPGAFRVAVHEALSASKPSAGLRFDSGAIPADGDGTHPLVDVNALPIADELVVDQRVAIELNEIVEERNRADELARAGVSLSRTVLFSGPPGVGKTLATRWLAQRLGVPLVALDLASVVSSYLGSSGRNIKSVLEYAKSGPCVLLLDEFDAVAKRRDDDSDIGELKRVVNVILVELDRWPDSSLLVAATNHPQLLDEAIDRRFDRIVEFPLPDQTQRRMLLSNANHGEASAQLVELTAALWAGASHSVLMRFWEICRRKAILHQLALEEALVSELIARFPTSELRDQLWRHAHQTLEMSNRRIAALAGVSHPTVASGIRRAGGQK
- a CDS encoding zeta toxin family protein codes for the protein MTAPQPEPTPEELARIFVDEIRSILFPDDAASDSPALILLGGQPGAGKSRATHSLLREYDFEPVPLSGDDLRAFHPRYRELITRDPIHAPDAFAPVTAAWVRAAIDHARNTQRSLLLEGTFHTPELTLATARAFSDAGFQVHVVATGASRADSLLSATSRYFRSRRENLPARFTSRTAHDRGYDGTTALVAQLETSPHIDRVTILDRDGKAGFDVRRATPHLPDGEFTTATAALERARTRRVGTRTAVAWLSELRRMTQYAEATRQVTTQTAELLIPLHEIAVRDIVPTIPLPAGSEPGRKLETRVAQDLAALRRAVVALDPDAAAPHRTPAPGTPSPDLAR
- a CDS encoding DNA-processing protein DprA; the encoded protein is MPRRTIPVTRPKCRHTQNRKDTHSCSTVPKPNPSSTASRPRRSATTATSPHRSPATTSTKTSTGAFGPSATSPTATCRPYGLWGTGDRTVLTRRHRTTVEGSRAATSYGEHVATELTTALVERGHAIITGAAYGIEAAATRATLTALGTPIAVLAGGIDRPYPAGHTSLLERVAATGAVISEVPPRHTPTKWRFLARGRILAALAQQIVIVEAGWRSGALNTATHAIALDRFLGAVPGPITSAASAGCHRVIRELDAHLVTSADDIPTVDNT